A DNA window from Streptomyces sp. CA-278952 contains the following coding sequences:
- a CDS encoding S8 family serine peptidase has protein sequence MLMTKESPSSIPGARRAARIAAAAGLAAALAASGAAPAFAAEDPAPAPVKPAATSDRGDKLGKADADVLAKAEAKGEKRVTMMVATTPGATEQVSKQLDAVEGSVVGQTYDKLGYVRATVPTGRAESTIKAASKLSSVLGIDLKQEIKLDDPTPKGDRAAGAKQPKVTGGYAAPGKKTPATNPYNPSFETGAVDFVEKHPTADGRGITIGVLDSGVDLGHPALKKTTTGERKIVDWVTATDPVSDGDGTWLKMSQSVAGPTFTSGGKTYAAPAGSYKFATFAEAATTGGEMAGDLNRDGDTTDVWGVLYDPVTGTTRVDLNNNADFSDDKVLKPYKEKFQVSYFGEDDPRTQVVERIPFVVETRKNVVLDSSGAKADFVNIGVIEGSHGTHVAGITAANGLFGGEMNGAAPGAKIVSSRACTWSGGCTNIALTEGMIDLVVNRGVDIVNMSIGGLPPLNDGNNARAELYKRLVDIYGVQLVISAGNSGPGLNTIGDPSLADHVISVGASISKETWAANYGSNVTKKYDMLPFSSRGPREDGGFAPIISAPGASINTTQTWAPGGPVKEAGYDLPAGYSMLQGTSMASPQAAGAAALLLSAAKQKNIELPPADLRSALTSTAGHIKDVPAHVQGSGLINIVKAWKQIAKQGKPAHEFSVKAPVDTAIDFALKDPGFGTGLYDREGGLKTGETKVYDVVVTRTTGPDRNVQHKLSWKNNDGTFELSSPQYVSLPLDTPVKLKVKAKAKSAGVHSAILRVDDKKTSGVDHQIMTTVVVAHELQQPGYAYKASGSVQRNGTTSYFVNVPEGAKTLEVALSALRSGSQTRFVSLHPYGTPVDPTSTINCYPNYENPANTCRPDARAYKDPQPGVWEIEVEARRTSPLLDNPYKLDVSLLGATFDPAVRTIAEAKIGAPAAVDWTVTNGAAALQGKLQGGSLGSAKVEKPSISTGQTRETTVTIGAGVEKLDIAIGGTSDANADIDLLVFRGATQVGSSTSAGSEESVSLVKPAAGTYTVVVDGYAVPSGTTTYDYRDVFYAASLGTIKVDSTKAVNLANGASAQVGAEVVVAGAAPEGRQFFGEVQLVNTRGTAAGTGSVVIEKVTP, from the coding sequence ATGCTGATGACCAAGGAATCCCCCAGCTCCATACCCGGGGCCAGACGCGCGGCACGTATCGCGGCCGCTGCCGGACTGGCGGCCGCACTCGCCGCCTCCGGCGCCGCACCGGCGTTCGCCGCCGAGGACCCGGCACCGGCACCCGTCAAACCGGCCGCCACGAGCGACCGGGGCGACAAGCTCGGCAAGGCCGACGCCGACGTCCTGGCGAAGGCCGAGGCCAAGGGCGAGAAGCGCGTCACCATGATGGTCGCCACCACCCCGGGGGCGACCGAGCAGGTCAGCAAGCAGCTGGACGCCGTCGAGGGCTCCGTGGTCGGCCAGACCTACGACAAGCTCGGCTACGTCCGGGCGACGGTCCCGACCGGCCGCGCCGAGTCCACCATCAAGGCGGCCTCCAAGCTCTCCTCCGTCCTCGGCATCGATCTCAAGCAGGAGATCAAGCTGGACGACCCGACGCCCAAGGGCGACCGGGCCGCCGGAGCGAAGCAGCCGAAGGTCACGGGCGGTTACGCGGCGCCGGGCAAGAAGACCCCGGCGACGAACCCGTACAACCCGTCGTTCGAGACGGGCGCGGTCGACTTCGTCGAGAAGCACCCGACGGCCGACGGCCGCGGGATCACCATCGGCGTCCTGGACTCCGGCGTCGACCTCGGTCACCCGGCCCTGAAGAAGACCACCACCGGCGAGCGCAAGATCGTCGACTGGGTGACCGCGACCGACCCGGTGAGCGACGGCGACGGCACCTGGCTGAAGATGTCGCAGTCGGTGGCCGGCCCGACGTTCACGTCCGGCGGGAAGACCTATGCGGCGCCGGCGGGCAGCTACAAGTTCGCCACGTTCGCCGAGGCGGCCACCACCGGCGGCGAGATGGCGGGCGACCTCAACCGCGACGGTGACACCACCGACGTCTGGGGCGTGCTGTACGACCCGGTCACCGGCACCACCCGGGTCGACCTGAACAACAACGCGGACTTCTCCGACGACAAGGTCCTCAAGCCGTACAAGGAGAAGTTCCAGGTCTCCTACTTCGGTGAGGACGACCCGCGCACCCAGGTCGTCGAGCGCATCCCGTTCGTCGTCGAGACCCGTAAGAACGTCGTCCTCGACTCCTCGGGCGCGAAGGCGGACTTCGTCAACATCGGCGTCATCGAGGGCTCGCACGGCACCCACGTCGCGGGCATCACCGCGGCCAACGGGCTCTTCGGCGGCGAGATGAACGGCGCCGCCCCCGGCGCCAAGATCGTCTCCTCGCGTGCCTGCACCTGGTCCGGCGGCTGCACCAACATCGCGCTGACCGAGGGCATGATCGACCTCGTCGTCAACCGCGGCGTCGACATCGTCAACATGTCGATCGGCGGTCTGCCGCCGCTGAACGACGGCAACAACGCGCGCGCCGAGCTGTACAAGCGGCTCGTCGACATCTACGGCGTCCAGCTGGTCATCTCGGCCGGCAACAGCGGCCCGGGGCTCAACACCATCGGTGACCCGTCGCTCGCCGACCACGTGATCTCGGTCGGCGCGTCGATCTCCAAGGAGACGTGGGCGGCCAACTACGGCTCCAACGTCACCAAGAAGTACGACATGCTGCCCTTCTCCTCGCGCGGTCCGCGTGAGGACGGCGGCTTCGCGCCGATCATCTCGGCGCCGGGTGCGTCCATCAACACCACCCAGACCTGGGCGCCGGGCGGTCCGGTCAAGGAGGCGGGTTACGACCTGCCCGCCGGCTACTCCATGCTCCAGGGCACCTCGATGGCCTCCCCGCAGGCGGCCGGCGCCGCCGCGCTGCTGCTGTCGGCCGCGAAGCAGAAGAACATCGAGCTTCCCCCGGCCGACCTGCGCTCCGCGCTGACCAGCACCGCGGGCCACATCAAGGACGTGCCCGCGCACGTCCAGGGCTCCGGTCTGATCAACATCGTCAAGGCGTGGAAGCAGATCGCCAAGCAGGGCAAGCCCGCCCACGAGTTCTCGGTGAAGGCCCCGGTCGACACCGCGATCGACTTCGCGCTCAAGGACCCGGGCTTCGGCACCGGCCTCTACGACCGCGAGGGCGGCCTGAAGACCGGCGAGACCAAGGTCTACGACGTCGTCGTCACCCGTACCACGGGCCCGGACCGCAACGTCCAGCACAAGCTGTCCTGGAAGAACAACGACGGCACCTTCGAGCTCAGCAGCCCCCAGTACGTCTCGCTGCCGCTCGACACGCCGGTCAAGCTCAAGGTCAAGGCGAAGGCGAAGTCCGCCGGCGTCCACAGCGCCATCCTGCGGGTCGACGACAAGAAGACCTCCGGCGTGGACCACCAGATCATGACCACGGTCGTCGTCGCCCACGAGCTGCAGCAGCCCGGTTACGCCTACAAGGCGTCCGGCTCGGTCCAGCGCAACGGCACCACGTCGTACTTCGTCAACGTGCCGGAGGGCGCGAAGACCCTTGAGGTCGCCCTCAGCGCCCTGCGCTCGGGCAGCCAGACCCGGTTCGTCTCCCTGCACCCGTACGGGACGCCGGTCGACCCGACCTCCACGATCAACTGCTACCCGAACTACGAGAACCCGGCCAACACCTGCCGCCCGGACGCGCGTGCCTACAAGGACCCGCAGCCCGGCGTGTGGGAGATCGAGGTCGAGGCGCGTCGTACGTCGCCGCTGCTGGACAACCCGTACAAGCTGGACGTCTCGCTGCTCGGCGCGACCTTCGACCCGGCGGTGCGGACCATCGCCGAGGCGAAGATCGGCGCTCCCGCCGCGGTGGACTGGACGGTCACCAACGGCGCCGCCGCCCTCCAGGGAAAGCTTCAGGGCGGCTCGTTGGGCTCGGCCAAGGTGGAGAAGCCGTCGATCTCGACGGGCCAGACCCGTGAGACCACGGTCACCATCGGCGCGGGTGTCGAGAAGCTCGACATCGCCATCGGGGGCACCTCGGACGCCAACGCGGACATCGACCTGCTCGTCTTCCGGGGCGCCACGCAGGTCGGCAGCTCGACCTCCGCC